The following are from one region of the Cyanobium gracile PCC 6307 genome:
- a CDS encoding class I SAM-dependent methyltransferase → MDHPPEAPLDAATPVVSAFYDRFPYPGDPLQDGPPPGYNWRWCVDSVVAAVDGALPPAPRPWRILDAGCGTGVSTDYLCHLNPGASVLAVDISAGALAVARERTARSGAAARVAELRIEQRSLLDLAGERPFDYINSVGVLHHLDRPEEGLRALVPLLRPGGLLHLFLYADGGRWEIHRTQRALALMGVGTGPAGLRLGRELFATLPEANRLRRHHEQRWALDTAADANFADMYLHPQETSYDLERLFRFVDQPGIHFAGFSNPEVWDPARLLQGELLERARALPARQQRALVESLDPDISHFEFFLRRQDGDGMPDAAPEALSDEALLAAGGERNRCLWGWPSTALLGPDLRPLTISEQELALMEALEAAPAGTPIGALPLAQGSAERLAAARRLLEERVLLLLRA, encoded by the coding sequence ATGGATCACCCCCCGGAGGCCCCGCTGGATGCCGCCACGCCGGTGGTCAGCGCCTTCTACGACCGCTTCCCCTACCCGGGGGACCCGCTTCAGGACGGCCCGCCGCCGGGATACAACTGGCGCTGGTGCGTGGACAGCGTGGTGGCGGCCGTGGACGGGGCCCTGCCGCCGGCGCCGCGGCCCTGGCGGATCCTCGACGCCGGCTGCGGCACAGGGGTGAGCACCGACTACCTCTGCCATCTCAACCCGGGGGCCTCCGTGCTGGCGGTGGACATCAGCGCCGGTGCCCTGGCGGTGGCCCGCGAGCGCACCGCCCGATCCGGGGCCGCCGCCCGGGTGGCGGAGCTGCGCATCGAGCAGCGCAGCCTGCTCGACCTGGCGGGGGAGAGACCCTTCGACTACATCAACTCGGTGGGGGTGCTCCATCACCTCGACCGGCCCGAAGAGGGACTGCGGGCCCTGGTGCCCCTGCTCCGGCCGGGGGGGCTGCTGCACCTCTTTCTCTATGCCGACGGCGGCCGCTGGGAGATCCACCGCACCCAGCGGGCCCTGGCCCTGATGGGGGTGGGCACCGGACCGGCGGGTCTGCGGCTGGGCCGGGAGCTGTTCGCCACCCTGCCCGAGGCCAACCGCCTGCGGCGGCACCACGAGCAGCGCTGGGCCCTCGACACCGCCGCTGATGCCAACTTTGCCGACATGTACCTCCACCCCCAGGAGACCAGCTACGACCTGGAGCGCCTGTTCCGCTTCGTCGACCAGCCCGGCATCCACTTCGCCGGCTTCTCCAATCCCGAGGTGTGGGACCCGGCCCGGCTGCTGCAGGGGGAACTGCTGGAGCGGGCCAGGGCGCTGCCGGCGCGGCAGCAGCGGGCCCTGGTGGAGAGCCTCGACCCCGACATCAGCCACTTCGAGTTCTTCCTGCGGCGCCAGGACGGCGACGGGATGCCGGACGCGGCGCCGGAGGCGTTGAGCGATGAAGCCCTGCTGGCGGCCGGCGGCGAGCGCAACCGCTGCCTGTGGGGCTGGCCCTCGACGGCGCTGCTGGGTCCCGACCTGCGTCCCCTGACCATCTCGGAGCAGGAGCTGGCCCTGATGGAGGCCCTGGAGGCGGCCCCCGCCGGCACGCCGATCGGGGCGCTTCCCCTGGCCCAGGGCTCCGCCGAGCGGCTGGCGGCGGCGCGGCGGCTCCTGGAGGAGCGGGTGCTTCTGTTGCTTAGAGCCTGA
- a CDS encoding phycobilisome rod-core linker polypeptide, whose protein sequence is MTVTASSGSTRVAPQRYDTLPLSSVRKAEQQDRFPDGGELDALTTFFRSGQIRVEAARRISANADAIVAKAANRIFTGGTPLSYLDAPLSTPSAGAGDGVALAADQAAFQRSVRTFAQGSGGSGLLGRILEGVQADADVRVVLPSGFNPISVAIYGNARMRKSLRDLAWFLRYVGYAVIAGDPSILAVNTRGLRDVLEKACSLAATNVALQEMRAAAAGLFKGEPDSRQLVIDCFNVLLKELEIPTPSTRARLGSPVNQGLQLPAIYALAAEGAQRFVMKPGLSGAEKAEVIRAAYRQVFERDIVKGYSQVVCPVEATQVRQGQLSMREFIRALGRSKVYRRQFYGRFSNSRVVELAFRHFLGRGVSSIEEFRQYFAIVSAKGLAGLVDALVNGMEYARVFGEETVPYLRDIGEEAQESAGWGSNRNLFRFSAPFEGAPQYITLYASYRQPLADQHPYGGGNDPLALTYGAIFPSSTASVATRPAPFSYDTRRILIGNGMAQPGPMDSAQFRKATPRRVGPKVVRLRQIATGGSSTPRRGGQPSIRGTESSTQAVINAVYVQVLGTAGYAGERNKVEEIKLENGDISLREFVRQVARSNAFRRRYWSGLYITKAIEVMHRRILGRPTFGRWEINAYFDTAARKGFYGVVDAMIEGREYNDCFGEDTVPYERFITPADRNARRVPGLVRTLETVADITPLQRPNVPVAQEIRTVGDLVPRNLPARPKVRGQWKAEVAGGQSYTASTGAPSGPGTLRQPPAPTRSWSQSPWQPGGGAAPVWRSGVSSAGGGNGYMSPATIGIAGGWKALVGTNLLSGVATAPDGAMAKALRPGAPQGFRRRQSLSRPVQLLRDPSETQVQEVVQAVYRQLLNRVPFAAERQVDPESQLRDGQLSVAEFVAQIAGSDLFQQRLQRMAPLRAASAAYLALLGRAAMPAEVSRFLATRATAGQQAAVAELLNAREYATAFGQDTVPYLRGLGTEDGVPLTTVNRTASLYGGNAGLTPSLKGAI, encoded by the coding sequence ATGACCGTGACCGCCAGCAGCGGCAGCACCAGGGTCGCCCCCCAGCGCTACGACACCCTGCCGCTCTCCAGCGTCCGGAAGGCGGAGCAGCAGGACCGTTTCCCCGACGGCGGCGAACTGGACGCCCTGACCACCTTCTTCCGCAGCGGCCAGATCCGCGTCGAAGCCGCCCGACGGATCTCCGCCAACGCCGACGCGATCGTGGCCAAGGCCGCCAACCGGATCTTCACCGGCGGCACGCCCCTCTCCTATCTCGACGCTCCCCTCAGCACCCCCAGCGCCGGTGCTGGCGATGGGGTCGCCCTCGCCGCCGACCAGGCCGCGTTCCAGCGTTCGGTGCGCACCTTCGCCCAGGGCTCCGGAGGCAGTGGTCTGCTCGGCCGCATTCTCGAAGGTGTCCAGGCCGACGCCGACGTGCGGGTGGTGCTGCCCAGCGGCTTCAACCCCATCTCGGTGGCGATCTACGGCAATGCCCGCATGCGCAAGTCGCTGCGGGACCTGGCCTGGTTCCTGCGCTACGTGGGCTATGCCGTGATCGCCGGCGATCCCAGCATCCTGGCGGTGAACACCCGCGGCCTGCGCGACGTGCTCGAGAAGGCCTGCTCCCTGGCCGCCACCAACGTGGCCCTGCAGGAGATGCGCGCTGCGGCCGCCGGTCTGTTCAAGGGGGAGCCGGACTCCCGCCAGCTGGTGATCGACTGCTTCAACGTGCTCCTCAAGGAGCTCGAGATCCCCACCCCCTCCACCCGGGCGCGCCTCGGTAGCCCGGTCAACCAGGGCCTGCAACTGCCGGCGATCTATGCCCTCGCCGCCGAAGGCGCCCAGCGCTTCGTGATGAAGCCGGGCCTCTCCGGTGCCGAGAAGGCCGAGGTCATCCGTGCCGCCTACCGCCAGGTGTTCGAGCGGGACATCGTCAAGGGCTACTCCCAGGTGGTGTGCCCGGTGGAGGCCACCCAGGTGCGCCAGGGCCAGCTCTCGATGCGGGAGTTCATCCGCGCCCTGGGCCGCAGCAAGGTCTACCGCCGCCAGTTCTACGGCCGCTTCTCCAACAGCCGGGTGGTGGAGCTCGCCTTCCGCCACTTCCTGGGCCGCGGCGTGAGCTCGATCGAGGAGTTCCGCCAGTACTTCGCCATCGTCAGTGCCAAGGGCCTGGCCGGCCTCGTCGATGCCCTGGTCAACGGCATGGAGTACGCCCGGGTCTTCGGTGAGGAAACGGTCCCCTACCTCCGCGACATCGGCGAAGAGGCCCAGGAGAGCGCCGGCTGGGGCTCCAACCGCAACCTCTTCCGCTTCAGCGCGCCGTTTGAGGGGGCGCCCCAGTACATCACCCTCTACGCCTCCTACCGCCAGCCCCTCGCCGACCAGCATCCCTACGGCGGCGGCAACGATCCCCTGGCCCTCACCTACGGGGCGATCTTCCCGTCCAGCACGGCCTCGGTGGCCACCCGCCCGGCCCCCTTCAGCTACGACACCCGCCGGATCCTGATCGGCAACGGCATGGCCCAGCCCGGGCCCATGGACAGTGCCCAGTTCCGCAAGGCCACCCCGCGCCGGGTGGGGCCGAAGGTGGTGCGCCTGCGCCAGATCGCCACCGGCGGCAGCTCCACCCCCCGCCGGGGCGGCCAGCCCAGCATCCGCGGCACCGAATCCAGCACCCAGGCCGTCATCAACGCGGTCTACGTGCAGGTGCTGGGCACCGCCGGCTACGCCGGTGAGCGCAACAAGGTGGAGGAGATCAAGCTCGAGAACGGCGACATCAGCCTGCGGGAGTTCGTGCGCCAGGTGGCCCGCTCCAACGCCTTCCGGCGCCGTTACTGGAGCGGCCTGTACATCACCAAGGCCATTGAGGTGATGCACCGCCGCATCCTCGGCCGGCCCACCTTCGGCCGCTGGGAGATCAACGCCTACTTCGACACCGCCGCCCGCAAGGGCTTCTACGGCGTCGTCGACGCCATGATCGAAGGCCGCGAGTACAACGACTGCTTCGGCGAGGACACCGTCCCCTACGAACGCTTCATCACCCCGGCCGATCGCAACGCCCGCCGCGTGCCCGGCTTGGTGCGCACCCTCGAGACGGTCGCCGACATCACGCCCCTGCAGCGGCCCAACGTGCCGGTGGCACAGGAGATCCGCACCGTCGGCGATCTGGTCCCCCGCAACCTGCCGGCCCGGCCCAAGGTGCGCGGCCAGTGGAAGGCGGAGGTGGCCGGCGGCCAGAGTTACACGGCCTCCACGGGTGCACCGAGCGGTCCCGGCACCCTCAGGCAGCCCCCGGCGCCCACCCGCAGCTGGAGCCAGTCCCCCTGGCAGCCCGGCGGTGGCGCCGCCCCCGTCTGGCGCAGTGGCGTCTCCAGCGCCGGCGGCGGCAATGGCTACATGTCCCCCGCCACCATCGGCATCGCCGGTGGCTGGAAGGCCTTGGTGGGCACCAACCTCCTGAGTGGTGTCGCTACAGCCCCCGACGGCGCCATGGCCAAGGCCCTGCGACCGGGCGCCCCCCAGGGCTTCCGTCGCCGTCAGAGCCTGTCCAGGCCCGTGCAGCTGCTCCGCGATCCCAGCGAGACCCAGGTGCAGGAGGTGGTGCAGGCGGTCTACCGCCAGCTCCTCAACCGCGTGCCCTTTGCGGCCGAGCGCCAGGTGGATCCCGAATCCCAGCTGCGCGACGGCCAGCTCTCGGTGGCCGAGTTCGTGGCCCAGATCGCCGGCAGCGATCTCTTCCAGCAGCGACTGCAGCGGATGGCCCCCCTTAGGGCCGCCTCGGCCGCCTACCTGGCCCTGCTCGGCCGCGCCGCCATGCCGGCGGAAGTGAGCCGGTTCCTGGCCACCCGCGCCACCGCCGGACAGCAGGCCGCCGTCGCCGAGCTGCTCAACGCCCGGGAGTACGCCACGGCCTTCGGCCAGGACACCGTGCCCTATCTGCGCGGCCTTGGCACCGAGGATGGCGTTCCCCTGACGACCGTGAACCGCACCGCCTCCCTTTATGGCGGCAACGCCGGGCTCACACCCTCGCTGAAGGGCGCGATCTGA
- a CDS encoding ATP synthase subunit I encodes MNNGMDGYLRLQRRLLLSTVCATALAVPLTALWFDLPTAFSLLVGALAGLLYLRLLARSVTRFGVETKGVGKAQLLVPVVLVVAAARLPVLEILPAVLGFLLYKPALIVQAVLDT; translated from the coding sequence GTGAACAACGGCATGGACGGTTACCTGCGGCTGCAGCGCCGGTTGCTCCTTTCCACGGTCTGTGCCACCGCCCTGGCGGTGCCCCTCACGGCCCTGTGGTTCGACCTCCCCACCGCTTTCAGCCTGCTGGTGGGAGCCCTGGCAGGACTCCTGTACCTCCGCCTCCTGGCCCGCAGCGTCACCCGCTTCGGCGTCGAAACCAAGGGGGTGGGCAAGGCCCAGCTGCTGGTGCCCGTGGTGCTGGTGGTCGCGGCCGCCCGGCTCCCCGTCCTTGAGATCCTGCCCGCCGTACTGGGCTTTCTCCTCTACAAGCCCGCTCTGATCGTTCAGGCCGTCCTCGACACCTGA